The Xyrauchen texanus isolate HMW12.3.18 chromosome 28, RBS_HiC_50CHRs, whole genome shotgun sequence genome has a segment encoding these proteins:
- the LOC127622402 gene encoding phosphatase and actin regulator 1-like isoform X1, which yields MAGPAFTGAHGTWITTRLRENVSSSSSSLSSVSLAPAEKPRKRRAFNLVKLRQPAAPGNNNTPFVISGHIKHICSNCSRGNEIRDVEGAERLAAMRSDSLVPGTHTPPIRRRSKLASLGRLFKPWKWRKKKSDSFKQTSAVLERKMSTRQSREELIKRGVLKEVFETDEMCDDRQTVISPISESTDTSVTVTVSFSEVQSSGETVTCLADLVSKPSQAPPSVKPVPLPSDSADITHMRPSLLRQPPALLPKPYNRIPNHLTETLAKLSPPLPPKKVMICEPAPSFPLKCLPSLATHMHTHTLTYSHPQQYSTIPLSIHPPSRIIEELNKTLALTMQRLESSVLQVVPSVLMETEEEKENRDSPVNTHEEDEDEEDDDDSLFTSTLALRVLRKDSLAIKLNNRPSKRELEDKNILPMMSDQERLESRQQIGTKLTRRLSQRPSAEELEQRNILKPRNEQEEIEEKKELKKRLSRKLSQRPTVEELRKAKILIRFSDYVEVSEAQDYDRRADKPWTRLTAADKAAIRKELNEFKSSEMEVHESSRHLTRFHRP from the exons ATGGCGGGTCCCGCATTCACGGGAGCGCACGGGACCTGGATAACCACTCGGCTACGGGAGAACGTGTCCTCTTCTTCATCGTCATTATCATCGGTATCGCTCGCGCCTGCAGAGAAACCGCGCAAACGAAGAGCGTTTAATCTGGTTAAACTGCGGCAACCAGCAGCCCCCGGTAACAACAACACACCGTTTGTGATCTCCGGTCATATCAAGCACATCTGCAGTAACTGCAGCCGCGGGAATGAGATCCGGGACG TAGAGGGCGCTGAGCGTCTGGCGGCGATGCGCTCGGATTCTCTGGTGCCCGGGACACACACACCACCAATCCGCCGGCGCAGCAAACTGGCCAGTCTAGGACGACTCTTTAAACCATGGAAGTGGAGGAAGAAAAAGAGTGACTCGTTCAAACAGACATCTGCCg TTCTGGAGAGGAAGATGTCGACGCGTCAGAGCAGAGAAGAGCTCATCAAGAGAGGAGTGTTGAAGGAAGTGTTTGAGACGG atgAGATGTGTGATGACAGACAGACGGTCATCAGTCCAATATCAGAATCTACAGACACCAGCGTCACCGTTACAG TTTCTTTCTCAGAGGTCCAGTCGTCTGGAGAAACAGTGACATGTCTCGCTGATCTCGTCTCAAAGCCATCGCAAGCCCCGCCCTCTGTTAAACCTGTGCCGTTGCCAAGCGACAGTGCTGACATCACACACATGAGGCCATCATTGTTAAGACAGCCTCCCGCCTTACTGCCAAAGCCATATAACAGAATACCTAACCACCTGACAG AAACTCTTGCTAAACTGTCTCCACCTCTCCCTCCGAAGAAAGTGATGATTTGTGAACCGGCACCTTCGTTTCCTCTGAAATGTCTGCCATCACTggccacacacatgcacacacacactctcacttactCTCACCCGCAGCAGTACTCTACAATACCCCTCTCTATACATCCACCCAGCCGCATCATTGAAGAACTCAATAAAACACTCGCGCTCACCATGCAGAGACTAGAGAG ttCTGTACTGCAGGTGGTTCCGTCGGTCCTCATGGAGactgaagaagagaaagaaaacagaGACTCACCAGTCAACACACACGAGGAAGACGAGGACGAGGAAGATGACGATGACTCGCTGTTTACAA gtACACTGGCTCTACGGGTCTTACGGAAAGATTCGCTGGCGATCAAATTGAATAATCGGCCGTCGAAGAGAGAACTAGAGGATAAAAATATTCTGCCCATGATGAGTGACCAAGAGAGACTCGAGTCCAGACAACAGATCGGCACCAAACTCACTCG tcgACTTAGCCAGCGACCATCAGCAGAAGAACTAGAACAGAGAAACATCCTCAAAC CTCGGAATGAACAGGAGGAGATTGAAGAGAAAAAAGAATTAAAGAAAAGACTCTCAAGGAAG TTGAGTCAGAGGCCGACTGTAGAGGAGCTCCGAAAGGCAAAGATTCTCATCCGCTTCAGTGATTATGTAGAAGTTTCGGAAGCTCAGGATTACGACCGTCGAGCGGACAAACCCTGGACACGACTCACCGCTGCGGACAAG GCTGCCATACGTAAAGAACTCAATGAGTTTAAGAGCTCAGAGATGGAGGTACACGAGTCGAGTCGACATCTAACCAG GTTTCATCGACCGTAG
- the LOC127622402 gene encoding phosphatase and actin regulator 1-like isoform X2 encodes MAGPAFTGAHGTWITTRLRENVSSSSSSLSSVSLAPAEKPRKRRAFNLVKLRQPAAPGNNNTPFVISGHIKHICSNCSRGNEIRDEGAERLAAMRSDSLVPGTHTPPIRRRSKLASLGRLFKPWKWRKKKSDSFKQTSAVLERKMSTRQSREELIKRGVLKEVFETDEMCDDRQTVISPISESTDTSVTVTVSFSEVQSSGETVTCLADLVSKPSQAPPSVKPVPLPSDSADITHMRPSLLRQPPALLPKPYNRIPNHLTETLAKLSPPLPPKKVMICEPAPSFPLKCLPSLATHMHTHTLTYSHPQQYSTIPLSIHPPSRIIEELNKTLALTMQRLESSVLQVVPSVLMETEEEKENRDSPVNTHEEDEDEEDDDDSLFTSTLALRVLRKDSLAIKLNNRPSKRELEDKNILPMMSDQERLESRQQIGTKLTRRLSQRPSAEELEQRNILKPRNEQEEIEEKKELKKRLSRKLSQRPTVEELRKAKILIRFSDYVEVSEAQDYDRRADKPWTRLTAADKAAIRKELNEFKSSEMEVHESSRHLTRFHRP; translated from the exons ATGGCGGGTCCCGCATTCACGGGAGCGCACGGGACCTGGATAACCACTCGGCTACGGGAGAACGTGTCCTCTTCTTCATCGTCATTATCATCGGTATCGCTCGCGCCTGCAGAGAAACCGCGCAAACGAAGAGCGTTTAATCTGGTTAAACTGCGGCAACCAGCAGCCCCCGGTAACAACAACACACCGTTTGTGATCTCCGGTCATATCAAGCACATCTGCAGTAACTGCAGCCGCGGGAATGAGATCCGGGACG AGGGCGCTGAGCGTCTGGCGGCGATGCGCTCGGATTCTCTGGTGCCCGGGACACACACACCACCAATCCGCCGGCGCAGCAAACTGGCCAGTCTAGGACGACTCTTTAAACCATGGAAGTGGAGGAAGAAAAAGAGTGACTCGTTCAAACAGACATCTGCCg TTCTGGAGAGGAAGATGTCGACGCGTCAGAGCAGAGAAGAGCTCATCAAGAGAGGAGTGTTGAAGGAAGTGTTTGAGACGG atgAGATGTGTGATGACAGACAGACGGTCATCAGTCCAATATCAGAATCTACAGACACCAGCGTCACCGTTACAG TTTCTTTCTCAGAGGTCCAGTCGTCTGGAGAAACAGTGACATGTCTCGCTGATCTCGTCTCAAAGCCATCGCAAGCCCCGCCCTCTGTTAAACCTGTGCCGTTGCCAAGCGACAGTGCTGACATCACACACATGAGGCCATCATTGTTAAGACAGCCTCCCGCCTTACTGCCAAAGCCATATAACAGAATACCTAACCACCTGACAG AAACTCTTGCTAAACTGTCTCCACCTCTCCCTCCGAAGAAAGTGATGATTTGTGAACCGGCACCTTCGTTTCCTCTGAAATGTCTGCCATCACTggccacacacatgcacacacacactctcacttactCTCACCCGCAGCAGTACTCTACAATACCCCTCTCTATACATCCACCCAGCCGCATCATTGAAGAACTCAATAAAACACTCGCGCTCACCATGCAGAGACTAGAGAG ttCTGTACTGCAGGTGGTTCCGTCGGTCCTCATGGAGactgaagaagagaaagaaaacagaGACTCACCAGTCAACACACACGAGGAAGACGAGGACGAGGAAGATGACGATGACTCGCTGTTTACAA gtACACTGGCTCTACGGGTCTTACGGAAAGATTCGCTGGCGATCAAATTGAATAATCGGCCGTCGAAGAGAGAACTAGAGGATAAAAATATTCTGCCCATGATGAGTGACCAAGAGAGACTCGAGTCCAGACAACAGATCGGCACCAAACTCACTCG tcgACTTAGCCAGCGACCATCAGCAGAAGAACTAGAACAGAGAAACATCCTCAAAC CTCGGAATGAACAGGAGGAGATTGAAGAGAAAAAAGAATTAAAGAAAAGACTCTCAAGGAAG TTGAGTCAGAGGCCGACTGTAGAGGAGCTCCGAAAGGCAAAGATTCTCATCCGCTTCAGTGATTATGTAGAAGTTTCGGAAGCTCAGGATTACGACCGTCGAGCGGACAAACCCTGGACACGACTCACCGCTGCGGACAAG GCTGCCATACGTAAAGAACTCAATGAGTTTAAGAGCTCAGAGATGGAGGTACACGAGTCGAGTCGACATCTAACCAG GTTTCATCGACCGTAG
- the LOC127622402 gene encoding phosphatase and actin regulator 1-like isoform X3: MAAAPGEEDVDRRPIRRARSKSDTPYITETRLSYTLQTVEGAERLAAMRSDSLVPGTHTPPIRRRSKLASLGRLFKPWKWRKKKSDSFKQTSAVLERKMSTRQSREELIKRGVLKEVFETDEMCDDRQTVISPISESTDTSVTVTVSFSEVQSSGETVTCLADLVSKPSQAPPSVKPVPLPSDSADITHMRPSLLRQPPALLPKPYNRIPNHLTETLAKLSPPLPPKKVMICEPAPSFPLKCLPSLATHMHTHTLTYSHPQQYSTIPLSIHPPSRIIEELNKTLALTMQRLESSVLQVVPSVLMETEEEKENRDSPVNTHEEDEDEEDDDDSLFTSTLALRVLRKDSLAIKLNNRPSKRELEDKNILPMMSDQERLESRQQIGTKLTRRLSQRPSAEELEQRNILKPRNEQEEIEEKKELKKRLSRKLSQRPTVEELRKAKILIRFSDYVEVSEAQDYDRRADKPWTRLTAADKAAIRKELNEFKSSEMEVHESSRHLTRFHRP; this comes from the exons TAGAGGGCGCTGAGCGTCTGGCGGCGATGCGCTCGGATTCTCTGGTGCCCGGGACACACACACCACCAATCCGCCGGCGCAGCAAACTGGCCAGTCTAGGACGACTCTTTAAACCATGGAAGTGGAGGAAGAAAAAGAGTGACTCGTTCAAACAGACATCTGCCg TTCTGGAGAGGAAGATGTCGACGCGTCAGAGCAGAGAAGAGCTCATCAAGAGAGGAGTGTTGAAGGAAGTGTTTGAGACGG atgAGATGTGTGATGACAGACAGACGGTCATCAGTCCAATATCAGAATCTACAGACACCAGCGTCACCGTTACAG TTTCTTTCTCAGAGGTCCAGTCGTCTGGAGAAACAGTGACATGTCTCGCTGATCTCGTCTCAAAGCCATCGCAAGCCCCGCCCTCTGTTAAACCTGTGCCGTTGCCAAGCGACAGTGCTGACATCACACACATGAGGCCATCATTGTTAAGACAGCCTCCCGCCTTACTGCCAAAGCCATATAACAGAATACCTAACCACCTGACAG AAACTCTTGCTAAACTGTCTCCACCTCTCCCTCCGAAGAAAGTGATGATTTGTGAACCGGCACCTTCGTTTCCTCTGAAATGTCTGCCATCACTggccacacacatgcacacacacactctcacttactCTCACCCGCAGCAGTACTCTACAATACCCCTCTCTATACATCCACCCAGCCGCATCATTGAAGAACTCAATAAAACACTCGCGCTCACCATGCAGAGACTAGAGAG ttCTGTACTGCAGGTGGTTCCGTCGGTCCTCATGGAGactgaagaagagaaagaaaacagaGACTCACCAGTCAACACACACGAGGAAGACGAGGACGAGGAAGATGACGATGACTCGCTGTTTACAA gtACACTGGCTCTACGGGTCTTACGGAAAGATTCGCTGGCGATCAAATTGAATAATCGGCCGTCGAAGAGAGAACTAGAGGATAAAAATATTCTGCCCATGATGAGTGACCAAGAGAGACTCGAGTCCAGACAACAGATCGGCACCAAACTCACTCG tcgACTTAGCCAGCGACCATCAGCAGAAGAACTAGAACAGAGAAACATCCTCAAAC CTCGGAATGAACAGGAGGAGATTGAAGAGAAAAAAGAATTAAAGAAAAGACTCTCAAGGAAG TTGAGTCAGAGGCCGACTGTAGAGGAGCTCCGAAAGGCAAAGATTCTCATCCGCTTCAGTGATTATGTAGAAGTTTCGGAAGCTCAGGATTACGACCGTCGAGCGGACAAACCCTGGACACGACTCACCGCTGCGGACAAG GCTGCCATACGTAAAGAACTCAATGAGTTTAAGAGCTCAGAGATGGAGGTACACGAGTCGAGTCGACATCTAACCAG GTTTCATCGACCGTAG